A section of the Pseudomonas fluorescens genome encodes:
- the dprA gene encoding DNA-processing protein DprA, producing MSAIHRPDISPAELEARLRLHRMPELGPKRFKTLIEAFGCASKAIGAPASAWRSLGLPTACAEARRSVPVRDGASVALAWLERAGQHLLMWDQPDYPALLAELDDAPPLLFVAGNPAILEKPQLAMVGSRHASRPGIDTAAAFSRSLASAGFVITSGLALGIDGAAHQAALDVGGQTVGVLGTGLENFYPQRHRRLAEAMIAQGSAVVSEFPLDAAPQAGNFPRRNRIISGLSLGVLVVEASVASGSLITARLAAEQGREVYAIPGSIHHPGARGCHQLIREGAVLVETIEHILEGLRGWQALSRPAPVAVPHPLVALLHAAPHTSEGLAIASGQSLSQVLASLTELELEGRVVCESGRWLARS from the coding sequence ATGTCAGCAATCCATCGCCCGGATATTTCCCCCGCCGAACTGGAAGCCCGCCTGCGTTTGCACCGTATGCCGGAGCTGGGGCCCAAGCGTTTCAAAACACTGATCGAGGCCTTTGGTTGCGCCTCGAAAGCCATTGGTGCCCCGGCCAGTGCCTGGCGTTCCCTGGGGTTGCCTACGGCCTGCGCCGAGGCCCGGCGCAGCGTGCCAGTGCGCGATGGCGCCAGCGTTGCATTGGCCTGGCTAGAGCGTGCGGGCCAGCATTTGCTGATGTGGGACCAGCCCGATTACCCCGCCTTGCTGGCCGAGTTGGACGATGCGCCACCCTTGTTGTTCGTGGCCGGCAACCCCGCGATCCTGGAAAAGCCGCAGTTGGCCATGGTCGGCAGCCGCCACGCTTCCCGACCCGGGATCGATACGGCGGCGGCCTTTTCCCGCAGTCTGGCGAGTGCTGGTTTTGTCATCACCAGCGGCCTGGCCCTGGGTATCGATGGGGCTGCGCATCAGGCGGCATTGGATGTCGGGGGGCAGACTGTCGGGGTGTTGGGCACCGGCCTGGAAAATTTTTATCCACAGCGCCACCGCCGGCTTGCCGAGGCGATGATCGCCCAGGGCAGCGCGGTGGTTTCCGAGTTCCCGTTGGACGCCGCTCCCCAGGCCGGCAACTTCCCGCGACGCAACCGTATTATCAGCGGCCTGTCCCTGGGGGTGCTGGTGGTGGAAGCCAGCGTCGCCAGCGGATCGCTGATCACCGCACGGCTGGCGGCCGAGCAGGGGCGCGAGGTGTATGCGATACCGGGGTCGATTCATCATCCGGGTGCCAGGGGCTGTCACCAGTTGATTCGTGAGGGGGCGGTGTTGGTGGAAACCATCGAACACATTCTTGAAGGGCTGCGCGGTTGGCAGGCGTTGTCGCGGCCCGCGCCGGTGGCGGTGCCCCACCCGCTGGTGGCGCTGTTGCACGCGGCACCCCACACCAGCGAAGGCTTGGCCATTGCCAGCGGCCAGAGTCTTTCCCAGGTGCTGGCGAGCCTCACCGAACTGGAGTTGGAGGGCCGGGTGGTTTGCGAAAGTGGTCGCTGGCTTGCGCGCAGTTAG
- a CDS encoding L-threonylcarbamoyladenylate synthase, with protein sequence MVNRWRVQEAAREVRAGAVIAYPTEAVWGLGCDPWNEEAVDRLLAIKGRSVDKGLILVADNIRQFDFLFEDFPDTWIDRMASTWPGPNTWLVPHQDLLPEWITGKHDTVALRVSDHPLVRDLCSLVGPLISTSANPQGRPAARTRIRVEQYFRGQVDCVLGGSLGGRKNPSLIRDLATGEVRRPS encoded by the coding sequence ATGGTCAACAGGTGGCGTGTGCAAGAAGCCGCACGAGAAGTTCGCGCAGGCGCGGTGATTGCCTATCCGACCGAGGCCGTGTGGGGCCTGGGCTGCGACCCGTGGAACGAGGAGGCGGTGGATCGCTTGCTGGCGATCAAGGGCCGTTCGGTGGACAAAGGCTTGATCCTGGTCGCCGACAATATCCGGCAATTCGACTTTCTTTTCGAAGACTTCCCCGACACCTGGATCGACCGCATGGCCAGCACCTGGCCGGGGCCCAATACCTGGCTGGTGCCCCACCAGGATCTGCTGCCTGAATGGATTACCGGTAAGCACGACACCGTGGCACTGCGGGTCAGCGATCATCCACTGGTGCGGGATTTGTGTTCATTGGTGGGGCCGTTGATCTCCACCTCGGCCAACCCTCAGGGCCGGCCAGCGGCGCGCACGCGGATCCGGGTGGAGCAGTATTTCCGTGGGCAGGTGGATTGTGTGTTGGGCGGCAGCCTGGGCGGGCGCAAGAACCCTAGCTTGATTCGGGATCTGGCGACTGGCGAGGTTCGTCGCCCGTCCTGA
- a CDS encoding NADPH:quinone reductase, with amino-acid sequence MAKRIQFSAHGGPEVLEYVDYTPAEPGPQQVRVRNKAIGLNFIDTYFRSGLYAPPALPSGLGAEGAGVVDAVGSEVTQFKVGDRVAYGSGPLGAYSELHVLPAANLVHLPDAISFEQAAGAMLKGLTVQYLLRQTYELKGGETILFHAAAGGVGSLACQWAKALGVKLIGTVSSPEKAALAKSLGAWETIDYSKENVPQRVLELTDGKKCPVVYDGVGKDTWLASLDSVAPRGLLVSFGNASGAVEGVNLGILSAKGSLYVTRPTLATYANNPQNLQAMADDLFGMIASGKVRIDINQRYSLAEAAKAQIELSGRRTTGSTILMP; translated from the coding sequence ATGGCCAAACGTATCCAGTTCAGCGCCCATGGCGGCCCCGAAGTACTTGAGTATGTGGACTACACGCCAGCAGAGCCCGGCCCACAGCAGGTTCGGGTGCGCAACAAGGCCATTGGCCTGAACTTCATCGACACGTATTTTCGCAGTGGCCTGTATGCACCGCCAGCCTTGCCCTCGGGCCTGGGCGCGGAAGGCGCTGGCGTGGTGGATGCGGTGGGCAGCGAAGTCACGCAGTTCAAGGTCGGCGACCGGGTGGCCTACGGCAGCGGCCCGCTGGGTGCCTACAGCGAGTTACATGTGCTGCCAGCGGCCAACCTGGTGCATCTGCCAGACGCGATCAGCTTCGAGCAGGCCGCTGGCGCCATGCTCAAGGGCCTGACCGTGCAGTACCTGCTGCGCCAGACCTATGAGCTCAAAGGCGGTGAAACCATCCTGTTTCATGCCGCCGCCGGTGGCGTCGGCTCCCTGGCCTGCCAATGGGCCAAGGCCCTGGGCGTGAAGCTGATCGGTACGGTCAGTTCGCCGGAAAAAGCCGCCCTGGCCAAATCCCTCGGTGCCTGGGAAACCATTGACTACAGCAAGGAAAATGTCCCACAACGGGTGCTGGAACTGACTGATGGCAAGAAATGCCCGGTGGTGTACGACGGCGTCGGCAAGGACACCTGGCTTGCCTCGCTGGACAGCGTGGCGCCCCGTGGCCTGTTGGTGAGTTTCGGTAATGCGTCGGGTGCGGTGGAGGGCGTCAACCTGGGCATTCTCTCCGCCAAAGGCTCGTTGTATGTCACCCGCCCAACACTGGCGACCTACGCCAACAATCCGCAGAACCTGCAGGCCATGGCCGATGACCTGTTTGGCATGATCGCCAGTGGCAAGGTACGGATTGATATCAACCAGCGTTATTCCCTGGCGGAGGCGGCGAAGGCACAGATTGAGTTGTCGGGGCGGCGCACCACCGGGTCGACCATTTTGATGCCGTAA
- the hemF gene encoding oxygen-dependent coproporphyrinogen oxidase encodes MTTRTEAVKAYLLDLQDRICSALETFEADTRFIEDAWTRPAGGGGRTRVIENGAVIEKGGVNFSHVFGSGLPPSASAHRPELAGRGFEALGVSLVIHPHNPHVPTSHANVRFFIAEKAGEEPVWWFGGGFDLTPYYGNEEDCIHWHRVAEQACAPFGADVYSRYKAWCDSYFHIKHRNEPRGIGGLFFDDLNEWDFDTCFAFMRAIGDAYIDAYLPIVQRRQAMAYTEQQRQFQEFRRGRYVEFNLVYDRGTLFGLQSGGRTESILMSLPPQVRWSYDWKAAAGSEEARLTDYFLQDRDWLGLAAPQAAN; translated from the coding sequence ATGACTACCCGCACCGAGGCTGTAAAAGCCTACCTGCTCGACCTGCAAGACCGCATTTGCAGCGCCCTGGAAACCTTCGAGGCGGATACGCGCTTTATCGAAGACGCCTGGACCCGCCCGGCCGGTGGCGGTGGCCGCACGCGGGTGATCGAGAACGGCGCGGTGATCGAGAAAGGCGGCGTCAACTTTTCCCACGTATTCGGCAGCGGCCTGCCACCGTCCGCCAGCGCCCACCGCCCAGAGCTCGCCGGTCGCGGTTTTGAAGCCCTCGGTGTGTCGCTGGTGATCCATCCGCATAACCCGCATGTGCCGACGTCCCACGCCAATGTGCGATTTTTCATCGCCGAGAAAGCAGGCGAAGAGCCGGTGTGGTGGTTCGGTGGCGGCTTCGACCTGACGCCCTACTACGGCAACGAAGAAGACTGCATCCACTGGCACCGCGTGGCCGAGCAGGCTTGCGCGCCGTTTGGCGCGGATGTCTATTCGCGTTACAAGGCCTGGTGCGACAGCTACTTCCACATCAAGCATCGCAACGAACCCCGGGGTATTGGCGGTCTGTTCTTCGATGACTTGAACGAGTGGGACTTCGACACCTGCTTCGCCTTTATGCGCGCCATTGGCGATGCCTACATCGACGCCTACCTGCCGATCGTGCAGCGTCGCCAGGCGATGGCCTATACCGAACAGCAGCGGCAATTCCAGGAATTTCGTCGCGGGCGCTACGTGGAATTCAACCTGGTCTACGACCGTGGCACGTTGTTTGGCCTGCAATCGGGCGGGCGTACCGAGTCGATCCTGATGTCGCTGCCACCGCAAGTGCGCTGGAGCTATGACTGGAAAGCCGCCGCCGGCAGCGAAGAAGCGCGCCTGACCGACTACTTCCTGCAAGACCGTGACTGGCTCGGCCTTGCTGCGCCCCAGGCGGCCAACTGA
- the aroE gene encoding shikimate dehydrogenase has product MDRYVVFGNPIGHSKSPLIHGLFAEQTGEALDYSTLLAPLEDFTGCARAFFLQGRGANVTVPFKEEAYRLADTLTERAQRAGAVNTLSKLADGSLLGDNTDGAGLVRDLTVNAGLSLVGKRILLLGAGGAVRGALEPLLAQQPASLVIANRTVEKAERLAELFDDLGRVCASGFDWLSEPVDLIINATSASLSGDVPPIASSLIEPGKTICYDMMYAKEPTAFCRWATGHRAAVAMDGLGMLVEQAAEAFYLWRGVRPDSAPVLAELRRQLAL; this is encoded by the coding sequence ATGGACCGCTATGTGGTGTTCGGCAACCCCATCGGCCACAGCAAATCGCCACTGATCCATGGCCTGTTTGCCGAGCAGACCGGCGAGGCGCTGGACTACAGCACCCTGCTGGCGCCGCTTGAGGATTTCACTGGCTGTGCCCGGGCGTTTTTCCTGCAAGGGCGCGGTGCCAACGTCACCGTGCCCTTCAAGGAAGAAGCCTACCGCCTGGCCGACACCCTGACCGAGCGCGCGCAACGCGCAGGCGCGGTGAACACCCTGAGCAAGCTGGCCGATGGCAGCCTGCTGGGCGATAACACCGACGGTGCCGGCCTGGTGCGCGACTTGACCGTCAATGCCGGCTTGAGCCTGGTGGGCAAACGCATCCTGCTGCTCGGTGCCGGTGGCGCGGTGCGCGGGGCGTTGGAGCCGCTGCTGGCGCAACAGCCCGCCTCGTTGGTCATCGCCAACCGCACCGTGGAAAAAGCCGAGCGGCTGGCCGAGTTGTTCGATGACCTGGGGCGGGTCTGCGCCAGTGGTTTCGATTGGCTGAGCGAGCCGGTCGACCTGATCATCAACGCCACTTCCGCCAGCCTGTCAGGCGATGTACCGCCGATTGCCAGCAGCCTGATCGAGCCGGGCAAGACGATTTGCTACGACATGATGTACGCCAAGGAACCGACGGCATTCTGCCGCTGGGCCACTGGACACCGTGCGGCGGTGGCGATGGATGGCCTGGGTATGTTGGTGGAGCAGGCGGCAGAAGCCTTCTACCTGTGGCGCGGCGTGCGGCCTGATTCGGCGCCGGTGCTGGCCGAGCTGCGGCGCCAGTTGGCCCTGTAA
- a CDS encoding SulP family inorganic anion transporter, with translation MSRPHTLLPFLRWLPRQTRTSVGRDALVGLSGAVLALPQSIAYALIAGLPPEYGLYAAIIPVLIACLWGSSWHLICGPTAAISIVLYASISPLAVPGSQDYITLILLLTLLAGVFQWLLGILRFGALVNFVSHSVVLGFTLGAAVVIALGQLPNLLGLDLPSQGTAFNSLLALIDHGGAWDRPSLALGLGTLLVGVLLKYCAPRWPSLLIALALGSLVMWAWPAMFGHVARVSTFVGRLPPFSPLPLDLDMILRLLPSAVAVGMLGLVTSLSIARSLSARSQQLLDANQEVRAQGLSNIVGGFFSGYLSAGSFTRSGLSYEAGACSPLAGVFSALWVALFALFGAALIAHIPIPSMAASILLICWGLVDHRGIRALWRVSRAEFVVMGLTCLATLLLELQTAIYAGVLASLFFYLKRTSQPRIQQWRDGEDDVLRVGGSIFFGASHYLQVRLQRLQGQRVVIEAQQINFIDYSGVEMLHQEARRLRGLGRSLTLRRARPQVVEELKKLEGADKCPILFED, from the coding sequence ATGTCCCGGCCCCACACTCTGCTCCCATTCCTACGCTGGCTGCCACGCCAGACCCGCACCAGCGTCGGCCGGGATGCGCTGGTCGGCCTCAGCGGCGCCGTGCTGGCCTTGCCGCAATCCATCGCCTACGCCCTGATCGCCGGCCTGCCCCCCGAATACGGCCTGTATGCGGCGATCATCCCGGTGCTGATCGCCTGCCTGTGGGGTTCGTCCTGGCATTTGATCTGCGGCCCGACAGCGGCGATTTCCATCGTGCTCTACGCCAGCATCAGCCCGCTGGCGGTGCCCGGCTCGCAGGACTACATCACCCTGATCCTGTTGCTGACGTTGCTCGCCGGCGTATTCCAATGGCTGCTGGGCATACTTCGCTTTGGCGCACTGGTCAATTTCGTCTCCCATTCCGTCGTGCTCGGCTTCACCCTCGGCGCGGCGGTGGTCATCGCCCTGGGGCAGTTGCCCAACCTGCTGGGGCTCGACCTGCCCAGCCAGGGCACGGCGTTCAACAGCCTGCTGGCGCTGATCGACCATGGCGGCGCGTGGGATCGCCCGTCACTGGCCCTTGGGCTCGGCACCTTGCTGGTCGGCGTGCTGCTCAAGTACTGCGCACCGCGTTGGCCGAGCTTGTTGATTGCCCTGGCCCTGGGCAGCCTGGTCATGTGGGCGTGGCCGGCGATGTTCGGGCATGTGGCGCGGGTCAGTACGTTTGTTGGCCGACTGCCGCCGTTCAGCCCGTTGCCACTGGACCTGGACATGATCCTGCGCCTGCTGCCCAGCGCCGTGGCGGTGGGCATGCTGGGGCTGGTGACCAGCCTGTCGATTGCCCGCTCGCTGTCGGCGCGCTCGCAACAGTTGCTCGACGCCAATCAGGAAGTGCGTGCCCAGGGCTTATCCAACATCGTCGGCGGATTTTTCTCCGGCTATCTCTCAGCCGGCTCCTTCACCCGCTCGGGCCTGAGTTACGAAGCCGGTGCCTGTTCGCCCCTGGCCGGGGTGTTTTCTGCGTTGTGGGTCGCGCTGTTTGCGCTGTTCGGCGCGGCGTTGATTGCGCACATCCCGATCCCGAGCATGGCCGCCAGCATCCTGCTGATCTGCTGGGGCCTGGTGGATCATCGGGGCATTCGCGCACTGTGGCGGGTCAGCCGTGCAGAGTTTGTGGTGATGGGCCTGACATGCCTGGCCACCTTGCTGCTGGAGCTGCAAACGGCGATCTATGCCGGGGTGCTGGCGTCGCTGTTCTTCTACCTCAAGCGCACCTCGCAGCCACGGATACAGCAGTGGCGCGATGGTGAAGACGATGTGCTGCGGGTCGGTGGCTCGATCTTCTTTGGCGCCAGCCATTACCTGCAAGTGCGCTTGCAGCGCCTGCAAGGCCAGCGGGTGGTGATCGAGGCACAGCAGATCAACTTTATCGACTATTCCGGGGTGGAGATGCTGCACCAGGAAGCCCGCCGTTTGCGCGGATTGGGGCGCAGTCTGACGTTGCGCCGGGCGCGACCGCAGGTGGTCGAAGAATTGAAAAAGCTGGAAGGGGCCGACAAGTGCCCGATTCTTTTTGAAGACTGA
- the choX gene encoding choline ABC transporter substrate-binding protein codes for MQKLSTVVSALLLLSATNVYADARCETVKMADPGWSDIAATNAIASFLLSGMGYKAKVDTLAVPITFGGLKDGQVDVFLGNWMPAQQGFYDKFVANGDVVQLARNLEGTQFTLAVPDYVWEAGVREFADLNTFADKFDKKIYGIGSGAPANLSLRDIIKKNDFDLGQWKLIESSEQAMLAEVSRAAKRERFVTFLGWTPHPMNVQLKMRYLKGGEAYFGDTGSVYTLTRKGYAQACPNVTRLLTNLKFTQDMENSIMAEVVNNKVSNSEAAKAWIKANPAVLDTWLEGVETLDGQDALTAVRAKL; via the coding sequence ATGCAAAAGTTATCCACAGTCGTGAGTGCCCTGTTGCTGCTCAGTGCTACCAACGTGTATGCCGACGCCCGTTGCGAAACGGTGAAGATGGCCGACCCTGGCTGGAGCGACATTGCCGCCACCAATGCCATCGCCAGCTTTTTATTGAGTGGCATGGGTTACAAGGCCAAGGTCGATACCCTGGCGGTGCCGATCACCTTTGGCGGGCTCAAGGATGGCCAGGTGGATGTGTTTCTGGGCAACTGGATGCCGGCGCAGCAGGGCTTCTACGACAAGTTCGTGGCCAATGGCGATGTGGTGCAACTGGCCAGGAACCTCGAAGGCACGCAGTTCACCCTCGCAGTGCCGGACTATGTCTGGGAGGCCGGCGTACGTGAGTTTGCCGACCTGAACACATTTGCCGACAAGTTCGACAAGAAGATTTATGGCATCGGTTCCGGCGCGCCGGCCAACCTGTCGCTACGGGACATCATCAAGAAGAACGACTTCGACCTTGGCCAGTGGAAGCTGATCGAATCCAGCGAACAGGCGATGCTGGCCGAAGTGTCCAGGGCAGCGAAGCGCGAGCGTTTCGTCACCTTCCTTGGCTGGACCCCGCACCCGATGAACGTGCAACTGAAGATGCGCTACCTCAAGGGCGGCGAAGCCTACTTCGGCGACACCGGCAGCGTGTACACCCTGACGCGCAAAGGTTATGCACAAGCGTGCCCGAATGTGACCAGGCTGCTGACCAACCTTAAGTTTACCCAGGACATGGAGAACAGCATCATGGCCGAGGTGGTGAATAACAAGGTCAGCAATAGCGAAGCGGCCAAGGCGTGGATCAAGGCCAACCCGGCGGTATTGGACACGTGGCTGGAAGGGGTTGAAACCCTCGATGGCCAGGACGCATTGACGGCGGTCAGAGCCAAACTCTAA
- the betC gene encoding choline-sulfatase, whose amino-acid sequence MKRKNILFIMADQMAAPLLPFYGPSPIKLPNLSRLAAQGVVFDAAYCNSPLCAPSRFTLVSGQLPSKIGAFDNAADFPADVPTYAHYLRRLGYRTALSGKMHFCGPDQLHGYEERLTSDIYPADYGWAVNWDEPGVRPSWYHNMSSVLQAGPCVRTNQLDFDEEVVFKAQQYLFDHIREDGDQPFCLTVSMTHPHDPYTIPKPFWDLYDDNDIPMPTTPAQADLDPHSQRLLKVYDLWDKPLPLNKIRDARHAYFGACSYIDSNVGKLLQTLQDTGLADDTIIVFSGDHGDMLGERGLWYKMHWFEMAARVPLLVSAPGQFKAGRVSAAVSTADLLPTLVELAGGEPDPQLPLDGRSLVPHLQGQGGHDEVFGEYMAEGTISPLMMIRRGAYKFIYSEDDPCLLFDVHNDPQEQEELSQSPAHRALFEAFLAEARAKWDMPAIHQQVLASQRRRRLVYEALAVGKRKSWDHQPLVDASQQYMRNHIDLDDLERKARYPQPCQNQ is encoded by the coding sequence ATGAAGCGCAAGAACATTCTTTTCATCATGGCCGATCAAATGGCCGCGCCGTTGCTTCCGTTCTACGGTCCTTCGCCGATCAAACTGCCCAACCTGAGCCGCCTCGCCGCCCAAGGCGTGGTATTCGATGCCGCGTACTGCAACAGCCCGCTGTGTGCGCCGTCGCGTTTTACCCTGGTCAGCGGCCAGTTGCCGAGCAAGATCGGCGCCTTCGACAACGCGGCGGATTTCCCCGCCGATGTACCGACCTATGCCCACTACCTGCGCCGCCTCGGCTATCGCACGGCGCTGTCGGGCAAGATGCATTTTTGCGGGCCGGACCAGTTGCACGGCTATGAAGAGCGCCTGACCAGCGATATCTACCCCGCCGACTATGGCTGGGCGGTGAACTGGGACGAGCCCGGCGTGCGCCCCAGTTGGTACCACAATATGTCGTCGGTGCTGCAGGCAGGCCCCTGTGTGCGCACCAACCAACTGGATTTCGACGAAGAGGTGGTGTTCAAGGCCCAGCAATACCTGTTCGACCACATTCGCGAGGACGGCGACCAGCCGTTCTGCCTCACGGTATCCATGACCCACCCCCACGACCCGTACACCATTCCCAAGCCGTTCTGGGATCTGTACGACGACAATGACATCCCAATGCCGACAACACCGGCCCAGGCCGACCTGGACCCACACTCCCAACGCCTGCTCAAGGTCTACGACCTGTGGGACAAGCCGCTGCCCCTGAACAAGATCCGCGATGCACGCCATGCCTACTTCGGTGCGTGCAGCTACATCGACAGCAATGTCGGCAAACTCCTGCAAACCCTGCAAGACACTGGCCTGGCCGACGATACGATCATCGTGTTCTCCGGCGACCACGGCGACATGCTCGGCGAGCGCGGGCTCTGGTACAAAATGCACTGGTTTGAAATGGCCGCGCGGGTGCCGCTGCTGGTCAGTGCACCGGGGCAATTCAAGGCCGGGCGGGTCAGCGCGGCGGTGTCCACCGCCGACCTGTTGCCGACCCTGGTGGAACTGGCCGGCGGCGAACCGGACCCGCAACTGCCCCTGGATGGCCGCTCGCTGGTCCCGCACTTGCAAGGGCAGGGCGGGCATGACGAGGTGTTTGGCGAATACATGGCCGAAGGCACCATCAGCCCACTGATGATGATTCGCCGCGGCGCCTACAAATTCATCTACAGCGAGGACGATCCCTGCCTGCTGTTCGATGTCCACAACGACCCCCAAGAGCAGGAAGAACTCAGCCAGTCACCGGCCCATCGCGCTCTGTTCGAGGCCTTCCTGGCCGAGGCACGGGCCAAATGGGACATGCCCGCGATCCACCAGCAAGTGCTCGCCAGCCAGCGCCGCCGGCGCCTGGTATACGAGGCGCTGGCGGTGGGCAAACGCAAGAGCTGGGATCACCAGCCGCTGGTAGACGCCAGCCAGCAGTACATGCGCAACCATATCGACCTCGACGATCTGGAGCGCAAGGCACGTTATCCACAACCCTGCCAAAACCAATAA
- a CDS encoding choline sulfate utilization transcriptional regulator has product MYKALGHLSLDLLRAFEAAARHRSFTAAAMELGTTQPAVSQQIKRLEEQLAVRLFDRIYRGIELTDAGVLLFEHVQSGLQSIEAGLGLITQQDQHEVLQVATDFAFAAYWLMPRLHRFHEANPQVDVSLVTSERNHATLRSDIDVAVLFGDGRFRQGDSQWLFNEEVFPVCSPQLLKGRTTPLSLQSLQALPLLHLRQENNSQWFDWNGVFRELGISAAPTPGPLRFDNYTLLIQAAIAGQGVAIGWRHLVDNLLEQKWLCRPIGDTVISRFGYYVVLPQRKRRGQLIGRFVDWLAAEQASSAQSLVGLAPPSIAV; this is encoded by the coding sequence ATGTATAAAGCCCTGGGTCACCTGTCGCTGGATCTGCTGCGGGCCTTTGAAGCTGCTGCCCGTCATCGCAGTTTCACGGCGGCGGCGATGGAGCTGGGCACCACCCAGCCGGCCGTCAGCCAGCAGATCAAGCGCCTGGAAGAACAGTTGGCGGTGCGTCTGTTCGACCGCATCTACCGAGGCATCGAATTGACTGACGCGGGCGTGCTGTTGTTCGAGCATGTCCAGTCCGGGTTGCAGAGTATTGAGGCTGGCCTTGGGTTGATCACTCAACAGGACCAGCACGAAGTGTTGCAGGTGGCGACCGACTTCGCCTTCGCCGCGTACTGGCTGATGCCGCGCCTGCATCGCTTTCATGAGGCCAACCCGCAGGTGGATGTGAGCCTGGTCACCAGCGAGCGCAACCACGCCACCTTGCGCAGCGATATCGATGTGGCGGTGTTGTTTGGCGATGGACGTTTTCGCCAGGGCGACAGCCAGTGGTTGTTCAACGAGGAAGTGTTCCCGGTGTGCAGCCCGCAACTGCTCAAGGGCCGCACCACGCCGTTGTCGCTGCAAAGCCTGCAAGCGTTACCGCTGTTGCACCTGCGCCAGGAAAACAACAGCCAGTGGTTCGACTGGAACGGGGTATTTCGCGAACTGGGGATCAGCGCCGCACCGACGCCTGGGCCGCTGCGGTTCGACAATTACACCCTGTTGATCCAGGCGGCGATTGCCGGCCAGGGCGTGGCCATTGGTTGGCGCCACCTGGTGGATAACCTGCTGGAGCAGAAGTGGCTGTGCCGGCCGATTGGTGACACGGTGATCTCGCGCTTTGGGTATTACGTGGTATTGCCCCAGCGCAAACGGCGTGGGCAGTTGATCGGACGGTTTGTCGACTGGCTGGCGGCCGAGCAGGCCAGCAGCGCGCAGTCCCTGGTCGGGCTGGCCCCGCCGTCGATTGCGGTCTAG
- a CDS encoding DOPA 4,5-dioxygenase family protein → MQRIKGYHAHIYFDASTIEQARKLCEDASAIFPVRMGRMHERPVGPHPDWSCQLAFDPQYIGVALPWLALNRNGLVVFLHPDTGDDLKDHTEYAIWMGAMRPLDLTIF, encoded by the coding sequence ATGCAACGTATCAAGGGCTATCACGCCCATATCTACTTCGACGCCAGCACGATCGAGCAGGCGCGCAAGCTCTGTGAGGACGCGTCGGCCATCTTCCCGGTGCGCATGGGGCGCATGCATGAGCGCCCGGTAGGCCCGCACCCCGATTGGAGCTGCCAGTTGGCGTTCGACCCGCAGTACATTGGCGTGGCGCTGCCGTGGCTGGCGCTCAATCGCAACGGTTTGGTGGTGTTCCTGCACCCCGATACCGGCGATGACCTGAAGGACCACACTGAATACGCGATCTGGATGGGCGCCATGCGTCCGTTGGATCTGACGATTTTTTAA
- a CDS encoding 2-dehydro-3-deoxygalactonokinase, with translation MPAQLIALDWGTSSLRAYKLGPDGQVLEQRSLASGIMHLPCEPRLIAGVYCSDGFELAFDAACGDWLDAQPHLPVIACGMVGSAQGWGEAPYRNTPADVASLGQALHKVRSLRGVDVHIVPGVIEQVGLPNVMRGEETQVLGVLESLPASAPLLIGLPGSHSKWVEVVDGRITHFDTFMTGELFAVLSQHSILGRTQKIAGQFQADAFDRGVYVALSKDGQRGVLSTLFSARTLGLTAELAAEQQPDYLSGLLIGHELAGLPDRTRSTPIILVGAVALCTRYQRALALCGFQHASLAQQATERGLWQLALAAGLTQPMEA, from the coding sequence ATGCCGGCGCAATTGATCGCGCTCGATTGGGGAACCAGTTCCCTTCGTGCCTATAAACTCGGCCCCGATGGCCAGGTCCTCGAACAGCGTTCGCTGGCGTCAGGGATCATGCATTTGCCCTGCGAACCGCGGCTGATTGCAGGCGTTTATTGCAGTGATGGGTTTGAGCTGGCCTTTGATGCCGCGTGCGGCGACTGGCTCGACGCCCAGCCCCATCTACCGGTGATCGCCTGCGGCATGGTCGGCAGCGCCCAGGGTTGGGGCGAGGCGCCCTATCGCAATACACCTGCCGACGTCGCCAGCCTGGGTCAGGCGCTGCATAAGGTGCGCAGCCTGCGTGGTGTCGATGTGCATATCGTGCCCGGCGTGATCGAACAGGTCGGTTTGCCCAACGTCATGCGTGGCGAGGAAACCCAGGTGCTCGGGGTGCTGGAGAGTCTGCCGGCCAGCGCGCCGTTATTGATCGGTCTGCCTGGCAGTCATTCCAAATGGGTCGAAGTGGTCGACGGCCGCATCACCCACTTCGATACCTTCATGACCGGTGAACTGTTTGCGGTGTTGAGCCAGCACAGCATTCTCGGGCGCACGCAAAAGATCGCCGGGCAGTTCCAGGCCGACGCCTTTGACCGAGGTGTGTACGTGGCGCTTTCAAAGGATGGCCAGCGCGGTGTGCTGTCGACCCTGTTCAGCGCCCGCACCCTGGGGCTGACGGCTGAGTTGGCTGCCGAGCAGCAGCCGGACTACCTGTCCGGCCTGCTGATCGGCCATGAACTGGCCGGCTTGCCCGACCGTACACGCAGCACACCGATCATCCTGGTGGGCGCCGTCGCCCTTTGCACCCGCTACCAACGTGCCCTCGCCCTGTGTGGTTTCCAGCATGCCAGCCTCGCGCAGCAAGCGACCGAGCGTGGCTTGTGGCAACTGGCGCTGGCCGCCGGGCTTACTCAACCCATGGAGGCCTGA